The following nucleotide sequence is from Candidatus Bathyarchaeota archaeon.
ACAACTTCTGCCTTAACCAGCCGTTCCTTGACAACAAAATCGGCCATACGATCAGCTATGCGAGACCATTCTTGTTTGAGCTTATCAAAGGGCAAACAAACAATTTCAACACCAAAATTCATCTTTAATATTTCAGCATCAGTAGAAGCTTTGCTGAAATCCTCTTCGTCGCCAATCACCCCGATTCTCAATCCCTTCAAATTTCTTAACAGCCTGTTCGCCTGAGCTTCCGCAACGATCTCTAATGGAGCAGCGTTCAAAGAATTATAAACAATAGTGCCTTTCCATCCCCCTAGGGCAATAAGCCGCTCCCGCGCACTCAACGCAGAAGGCAAACTATTATTCTCGTGATAAGCCCAAAGAATCGCCGACTTATTATTCATTAACGTCTTAATCAGCTCCGATGTTCCTCCACTTGCAACGAAGAAAACCATCGCATCATATTCTTCAGCTATTACAGGAAATTCTTCGATTTTTGTCACTGGTTTATCAGGTCCAAACACCTTTAATCCAGCTTCCTGAAGGAGTTCTCGTGCACGCTTTGAAGGTTCGATTGCCCGTTCAACATGGATTGGCGAAGCGACGGGAGCAACTAGAACAGTTGGTTGTTCCAACAGTGTCAACCTCAGTCCTATCTAGCGAGCCAGGAAATATAGCTTAAGCCTCATCTACCGCTTACTTTCAGAGGCTTCGGCGAAGCTCATGCTCTTATAACTTTATGTAAAAACAATTAGTAGATATGAATCTGGAGAGTTAACATTTTGCGTGAAATGATTCCAATAAACAAACCACTTCTAGGAGATGAAGAAGCTCAGGCCGTTATTCAAGTTTTAAAAAGCGGACTATTGACGGTTCAAGGCGGAGGCCCCTTTATATCTCAGTTTGAAAGAAAATTTGCCGAGTTTATCGGAGTAAAATATGCAATAAGCGTAACCAATGGAACAGCCGCCCTACATTCAGCTCTCCTTGCCGCGGGTGTTGGGCCAGGCGATCAAGTTATCGTCCCTAGTTTCAGTTTTATTGCGACAGCAGAGGCTGTTGCCCTCACTGGAGCTAAGCCAGTATTCGCAGACATAGATCCCAATACTTACTGTTTGGCACCAGAGGACGTCGAGGAAAAAATTACTCCGAACACAAAGGCGATTATCCCAGTTCACCTCTACGGCTTAATGGCTGATATGGATGCAATAATGGGAATTGCGAGAGATCACGACCTCACAGTAATCGAGGACGCGGCTCACGCTATCGGTGCCGAATATAAAGGGCGAAAGGCGGGATCCATTGGTGATATCGCTTGCTTCAGTTTTCATGCCACTAAAAACATGACTACTGGAGAGGGGGGCATGATAACTACCAATAATGCTGAGTACGCCGACACCCTGCAATTATTAAGGAATCATGGAGGACAAGAAGGATACAAATGCAAAATAATTGGACATAATTATCGAATGCCGGAAATCGAAGCTGCTATTGGATGCGTACAACTTACCAAACTCCCAAAGTTTCTTGAAGCACGTCGGAAAAATGCGGCAACCCTAACCAGTATGCTTCAAGAAATCCACCAGCTGAAACTCCCAGTTGAACCAGCCGATTATAAACATAGTTGGAACATCTATACCATACGATTACGAGTGTCCAACGCTGGAAGCAGAAATCGATTCGTAACAAAGTTGCGAGAAAAGAAAATTGAAGCAAGAGTATACTATTCAATTCCAATTCATTTCATGCCAGTTTACAAGGAAAAATACTGTGGCGAGGGAGAACGCCTCCCGGCGACTGAAACCGCTTGCAGACAGGTCTTCTCTTTGCCGATTCACCCAGCAGTTTCTGAAAGCGATTTGGAATATATTGCCACCACAGTCAAAAAGCTGTTAGAAGAAGCCCGAGAGTTATAAATGCTATCACCACAAGAAAAAGTAGTTAGTCCCTTGAAAACGTCGGTAAATTACATTATCGGAGTAAAATTGAATGGGCAAACTGACGTTCAATTTCCATTTCAAAATCATGTCTTTCGTATATAAATTTCGTGATTTCTTTTTATCTCCCAGAAATATCTTGAAAGAAGCCGAAATAAAACCTGATTTCACGTACTTGATTACGGGTGTGGTCATGGAAGCTACTCGATTGCTGCCGCTGAACTAGTAGGAACAAGTGGAAAAGTATACGCACTGGACATTAACCCCCTTGCCATTCAAAAAATTAAGAATACTGCCTTAAAGAAGCGACTAACGAATATAGAAACCATCCATCTGATTGCGCAACTGGATTAGAAAACAATAGTGTAGATATTATTCTGTTATACGATACCTTTCATATGCTAAGAGATCCAAATGGCGTATTGAAAGAGTTACATAAAGTATTAAAACCAAATGGGATTCTGTCATTCAGCGACCATCATATGAATGAGAATGAAATTATATCTAAGGTAACAAGTAGAAGACTATTTAGGTTGCTAAGAAAAGGCAAGAGAACGTATAGTTTCTTGAAAGAGAAATAACAATGGAAGACTTTACGCAGGCAGAATGTAATGAGCTTTCATATTGTTACCTTGCCAATGGAAGAGTTAAACACCGCGGACCTCCTAGCCCTTTTAGGAATTCACTTAACTCAACTTCAATCACATCGATACCATGCCGTTTGAGATTGGAGTTGGTTTCAGAGTTCTCGGCTGCCGAAATTACTTTTCCAGGTCTTAAGGTTAAAACGTTAGCTGCGAGATTTCCTAATTCCTTCCACGACGGCACTGAAATAATTTTGATGCCGAGAACTTGTAACTCTCTAATCAACCTATCCGGAAGCACCGGAATATAGGATAAACCAACATGTTCGTCTATTATGGTAAATACGGTATCCAAATGTATGAAGCCCTTGGATAGAGGAAATGCGAGTATCCGTTTAAAAATTCCCAGTTGACTGAAAAACTCTCTAATTGCTAAAACTGTACGTTCCGATTCCCCGATTGCGACGACTTCCTCGTTGATAAATACGAGATCTCCACCTTCAAACGGCAGGTCCGGACGCTGTTTATTTACGTCAAGTATAACAGGAATTCCCAACATCTTGAAAAATTGGCGAACAACTTTTTCCTCTCCACGTCTTGAAGGTAAAGCAAAGTTACAAATTATAGCACCCTTTTTTGTAACAACCGCTAGGTCACGACAGAAAACTAGGTTTGGACGCTCCACACCAGGTAAGGGAGGCATGTTAAAAACCTTCACGCCTTCTTCTCGCAGTACGCTGACAAACGTGGAATGCTGCTCGATCGCCTTTTGCACGTCAGGGGCAGCTATGAATAAGTTTTCTCTCGGATTTCGACGAATCGTCTCCAATTCTTCAATAGTAGGTGTATGGACAGCAATCGATTTCAGAGGTTTAACCTCTGAGTCCACACCCCATTCAACCATTAGAAAAAACCTCGGATTCAAATCAACAAAAATCGAAGAGCCTATTTAACTTATGGCAATTTTTGGCGTGTTAAAAATCAGTTTTGCAGAGTCTAATCAAACTACTCTATAAATGGAAAATTACATTAAAAATAATAAAAATTCAAGGCGTTTGAACGCTACGTCTTCTTAGCTTTCTTCACCCTCTCCTCAATTTCCTTTTGTAGGAAGGGGCGTACAGCATCCCCGTGGATTAAGTTATTGAGCTCCGCCGTATTTGACGGTTTAATACGGAGGAACCATCCTGCGCCATAAGGATCATCATGAATTATTTTTGGCTTCATCCGTAAATCCTTATTAACTTCTATAACAGTTCCGCTTAACGGAGCTTTGAGGCGCTCCACCCATTTCATTGACTCCACAGTTCCGAAGTCCTTCCCCTGTTCTAAAACTGTCCCTTCCTTAGGCAGTCGCACAAACATAATTTTGCCAATTAACTTCTGGGCAAGGTCATTAAAACCAATTTTTGCAGTTCCATCTGCCTCCATTTTCACCCACAAATTTCTATCCGTATAGTACAAGTCATCAGGAAGTTTGTACCCTTCGATTTCAACCAACTAAATACGCCTCCTTTAGCATTCAGCGAGTATTCGCTGCCTCTGCTTTTAATTTTTTCTCCGCCAATTTCTTGAGTGCAATAGACAAACCATAGATTATTGCTTCAGGCTTCGGTGGACAACCAGGAACGTAAACATCAACCGGAACCACCTTATCAGCCCCCCATGCGTTATCAGTCCTAGCTATCGAATAATTGTCATAGCCCTCTTCAACGTATATACCGCCGGCAATTGCGCATTCCCCGATTGCCATGACTATTTTCGGGTCTGGAGTTTGCTGATAAATCCTAAGAAGCATAGGCTCGGTGTGTTTGGGAACTGGCCCTGTAATGATGAGGACATCAGAATACCTCGGATTGTTTTTTAGCAAACAGCCAAGTCTCTCGATGTCGAATCTAGGAGTTAATGCGGCGGCAATTTCTATGTCGCATCCGTTACATCCGCCACAATGAGCATGTGTAATCCAAGGTGATTTCTTTCTAGCCCAATTAATAAGACCCATTTTCCGCTCACCTGATTCTAATACCACTTCCGGGTATGAGTGTCCATGGTGAAACTTAAGCTTCTCCGACAATTGACGCAATATCGAGAGTATTTCTCTAGGTCTGATTGAACCTCGGTTTTTATGTTTGCTTTAATGTTCTCCAAAACACGTTTTTTCATAATTTCTATTTGTTTATCTGGGAAAAACGTGTGACCGCAATTGGCACATTTGCTCATTTTTAGCTCGTTGTAGACTCTAAGAGACTCTTTTTCATATCCTGCTAGTTCAAATCTTTCTGTTAAGCGAATTGCATCTTCAGGGCAAACATCCTCACAACGTTGACAAAACGCGCATTTTCCATAAAAGATGTCAATGATTCTTGTGTCCTCGCCTTGCTTTATTCTAATCGCTTCAGTTGAACAGGCTTGGGCGCATGCCCCGCAACCAGTACATTTCTCTTTATCTATTTCTGGCTGCCCACGGTAGCCGTGTATTATGGTCGCCGGTGGACCGAAGGGATATCTTGTTGTCACACATCGGTGCAACGCCTTAATCATTTCCTTAAGAAGCAGGAAACTTGGCATCAAGTTAACCTCCACTGACAATCGCCAACGTTAAACCAATTAACGACAATGGTATTGGGATTTTTAGGTACCAAGTGAACGCTTGATCGATTCTATATCGAGCGCTTGCAACGTTAACAATTGTTAGAGCAAATACAACAATGGACGCTTTTATCAGTAAATTAATGACACACCATGGCATTGGAAAACCATCTCCTCCACCGAGAAAAAGATCCGCGAACAGAACCCCTGCAATGTACCAGAGCAAAGTTCGGGATATCTCGATCAAACCTAAGAACTTGCCGGAATATTCGGTGACCGTTCCGGCAACAATCTCTTGTTCAGCCTCGGGAATGTCAAAAGGCTTTAAATGAAGCTTTCCGACCAAGCAGAGGAAGATGGCTACAGCAGCAAATGGATTTCTGAAAATTAGCCACGAAAATCCTGATTGTTGACTTACAATTGTGGACAAGGATAGACTTCCAGCCGTAAATGCGATAGAAATGATGGCTATTGTAAACGCTGACTCATACGCTAACATTAGAACTGCTTCCCTGTTAGATCCAACCGAGCCGAATGGTGAGGAGGAGGACGGCCCACATGCTACAAAGACCAACGATGGAATGAGAAGTAAGTATAACAATGCAATCAGGTCTCCATAGAAAGCAATTGGCGCCGAAGAGGGTCCGGCTGGTATGAACATTAGCGTTACAGATATTGAAATAAAAAGAATAACGGACAGCCAAACGAATAACTTTCTACGCGCTGTTTTAGGAACAATCGAGGATTTTGAAAGAAGCTTAACTATATCGGCAAAGGGTTGGAACCAAGGTGGACCCCTACGATATTGCATCCTCGCTCGTACCTTTCGGAATAACCAATAGAAAAACCAACCAACTATGAACGCGAAAACTAAGCCTGGGTAAAAGAGGAAGTGAACCAAATAGTTTAAAAATGTCATAGTTTTGCATCACAACCTCTTACACTTTCTACTCAACTGCTCCAATGTCGTCGTATACCTTCTATGGGTTTTAATGTCTTCTAATTCAACAAGTCTATCAGTACAGCTAAAGCATGGATCAATGCTTCCAATGATAATTGGCGCATCGGCAATGGTTTGCTCTCGTACCATGTAAGGTATCGATGCATTGTTGTTGAATGATGGCGTACGCATTCTAACAGCGTTTGGCACATTAGTTCCGTTAGATGAAATGTAGTAAACCAGTTCTCCTCTTAATGCTTCTACTTTGCCAAAGGCGTCGCCCTCACCGAACTCAAATACTTCTGTGGATAACTGTCCTCCTACGCTTTGTAAAACATCAAGGCAATGCTCGCAAATTCCCAAAGCCTCCTTAATCTCCCCCAAACGAACTTCGACTCTAGCCAACACATCGCCTTCCGATCTAGTGATAACCTTGAATGGAACTTCGTCGTAGGCTGCGTACGGGTCATCCCGCCTAACATCGATATCAACACCCGATGCACGAGCGGTCGGACCGACAACGCCAAGATTAATAGCATCTTTTTTTGTTAGCACACCTACACCTTTTGTTCTCGCTTTTACGATAGAGTCGCTTACCACACTATTAATTGTAACCGCGAGGGATTTCTTCAATTCAGTAATCTTCGTCTCAATTTTTGGAATAATTTCCTTCGGAATATCGCGCCGAACTCCACCTATCGTATTCATCGCCTTATGAACTCTAGAACCAGAAATCATTTCTTGGCAATCCATCACGATCTCTCGATCTTTCCAAGAGAGCATGAATAATGTTTGAAATCCAATTAGATCCATGGCAACTCCAAGCCAAAGAAGGTGACTTTGCAGCCTTTCTAATTCGCACATGAGTGTTCGAATGTATCGAGCGCGGTCAGGAATATCTATTTTATTAATCATTTCTACGGTTCGACAAAATGCCGTACTATGAGCTTGAGAGCAAATTCCACACACACGTTCTGCGAGATAAATATCGCGCCAATAGCTCCGATTTTGCATTAACCGCATAATTCCGCGATGATTAAAACCAAATTTCATATCGACGTTAAGAATTCTCTCTCCATCAACTTGAAGCTTAAAAAAGGCAGTCTCAATTAATGCAGGGTGATAAGGCCCTATGGGGATGACACTTGCTAACATCGATTCTTTAGGCGGTCGCAGAGGGACCCACGATGCGTCTTGCTGAACTCCGGCGCTCTTTTCCTCTTCGAAGATCTCGGTTCTCGAAGAACTTTCCATTTTGGCCGGCCACTCGTAAGGTAGCATAAGATGCTTAAGGTTTGGATGACCCATAAATTGAATACCTAATAGCTCAGCTGTTTCCCTCTCGGGAAAACTAGCGCTCTCAGTTAGCAAAGTTAGGGATTCGATTTTGGGATCTTCCCGGGGAAGATTCGTTTTTACAACTATATGAAGCCCCTTTTCCCTATGATCTAGAGAAAAGGAGTAGAACAAGTCAAAGCCTTCAAGGCCTAAATCCATTCCCGAAAGCTGACATAGTCTCGCCTGAAAATCTGTTAACATGATTCTACAAAGATCCCGGATTCTGTTTCTATTAATTCGAATAAAACAACGATTATCAGCACCACGATAACTTTCGATAAAATCTGAGCCCAGAGCCGCTCGAAGCGCAACTTCAATTTCCGTCAAGGTTGTCATTTGAACATCCCAACTTTAACCAGCAATTAATCTAACCACATCCATCACAATGTTTGGAAACAGACCAAAGGCAACTATCAAAAGTGCGAGAAAGAGGACTGGTATTTGCAATACTGCGGGCGCTTCCTTAGTCCCTTTTAGTTGCTTAGGAATGCGTTTAATGAAAATCTTGTAGATGGCTTTAGCATAGAACAAAAATGTGATAACTGTGGTAATCATGCCGAATATAGGAAGAAAAGAAGCCAACTCGATTGAAGCCTCTTCAAGCATTCTTCCTGTGTAAAATCCAAGCAAAGGTGGAATTCCAATAAGGGTAAATGCCCCAATAAGGAATGCTATTGTGGTTAGTGGCATGCGCTTTGCAAGACCCCCTAAACTGTTCATGTCTCTAAGCCCAGTCTGGTAGATTATGGATCCAGCGCAGAGGAAGAGAAGCCCTTTTGCAAGGGCATGATTTAAAATATGTCCAAGATAGGCTGAGACGCTTAACGTTGTGCCTACACCAATCATGAGGACGATAAACCCAATCTCACTGATGGTGGAATACGCTAACATTCGCTTTATATCCCTCTCTAAGAAAGCAAACACTGAACCAATAATCATCGATAACAGACCAAACGTTACTACAGTCCACTTTAAGACTTCGAAGGCACCGAAAATTGGGAAATAAATAATCTTCGCCATCGCAAACGCGCTTACTTGAACTAACACCCCGGACAGCAAGCAACTAATAGGCGATGGCGCCTCGGCATGCGCCTTCGGCAGCCAAATCAACCCAAATGGAACCATGCCAGCCTTTATGCCGAAACCCAGAAAAAATAGAACCGCAGTCGATAGCACCAAATTTAAGTTAGTAAGATTAGTAACGCCAACGGAGATAACTCTAAGATCAACCGATTGGAACAGAGAGTAGCAGAGGAATATTCCAATAAGTACAAGAATGGCGCCAAAGATACTTAAAACTAAATATACAAAGGTCGCATTCAATGCCTTAACAGTCCGTCCATACAGAACAAGAATCGCTGACGATACAGTCGCAGCTTCAAGAAATACGTAAAGCAAAAGAATGTTGTAAGTGAGAGACAATCCAATCATATTAGCCACAAATAAAAAAGAAAGGAAGTAGTAAAGGTCTTGATTGCCATCCTCTGCCATATAACGAGTGGAATATATTACAGCGGCAAGTCCAAGTAATGAGATAACAGTTATAACAAATGTGCTAGCAGCATCCGCGTAAAGCAGTCCAATGGCACTTATTTTTCCAAGATTTATTGTTTCAGACATCAGTATAATGGATAAAATAAGGGTAACAAACATAAATCCAATTGAACAACCGTACTGAGCACGCCTTGAAACCTTACTAATGAATGGAATAATAAAAGCTGCCATCAGCGGAACGCCAATTGACATTACCAAAATAGTTTCTGTCATTTTGATTCTCCTCCACCCCTTTCTTCTTTGAGGGATAGGATAGAGATTTTCGGAACATAAATTTCATCAGACGATAAATAAGGCGGCTTCGCTGCGCCTCCGGTAAAAATGTCTATAAACTCAACTTTTCGCGGAAACAATGATGGGATAATTACGAGGAAAAGAGTGAAGAGCGCAGCTACAGAAACAAGCTCAGCGCATAAAAATAATACAATTATATTACTACTGAATATCGCTAACGCAGAGCCTATGACCAAAAGTATGAGCGCATATAACAATGGATACCTAACTTGGTTGCGCTTACTCACACTATTTCCTCCAGTTTTTCAACTACTGGGTAAACGGAGATTCGATGAATATCTAATCCGATATCCTCTGAAGAAAAGCCGAAACACAAAGCTACAAGCTCTGTAAGGTTTATCACCGGAATGAACTGCTCAGGTTCTAAAAACATGAACTGGGCTTTCTCTATCATGTCATAACAAGCTGGACAGACTAAAACTATACAATCAGGTTTTTTCTCACTTATTCCCTCCAACTTCACCTTAGCCCTTTGTTGAGCCGCAAAATCAGGATCAGCATAGGTTGACGGGACGCCGCAACATAGCCTCTCGGCATCATACCTCACAATATCTACACCTAGTGTCTTAACTATCTCGTCGAATTTCTTCGGATACTCTTTTTCTGTCTCCTTATAAAGCCGGCAACCGTACTGCACGACAACCCTCAAATCTCTGAACTTTTTTCCAAGATTTGCTTCAAGCTTTTTGAGCCCAATATCAGAGTAAAGAACTTCTATGAAATTTTTTGCTCCAACTTTTGCGTCATATCTTTTACCCAAAAATGCTAGGTCCCGGTTAACTTCATCTCTGAGTTTGACATCTTTTCTTAAGGCTTCGTACGTCTCTGTGAAGGTGCTATAGCATCCACTGCAAATCACGCAAAGCTCGTAACCAGCTGCCTCGGCGAGCGAAAGATTACGAGCTGCGATCCTGATCCAAGCATCATAACCAACGGCTCTTGAGACCTCTGGATCAGGGCAGCAAGTAGCGCCTTTCAGATCAATGAACTGAAAATCCAGTTTCTTCGCAATAAGGCGAGCAGCTTTCTCAACGAAGATCTGGGATGAGGGTATTAGACAGCCTAGAAATAATCCATATGTTTTTTTGTCATTCACCTAAGAAAATCCTCCTAAACCTTAGGTTCTTTACGTTCCCAATCAAAAGCAACTTTCTTATCCAATTTAGTCTGCTTTGCGATCACTTGTAGCTCGTGCAAGGCTTTCTCGTTCTTATAGGCGGTTGGCGGGGCTGCTTCCAATCCTATCCTTGATCTCTCCTCGACCCAAAAGTCAAGGAGCTCTTGAATGTGACCAAATTTAAGGAGATTTGTAATACCCCCCTTAAATGACAGAGGAAGGGGACTTTTTAAGAGACGACGTAGCGGAAAGCGCTTGGTTTCCTCTTCCGACATCATTTAATCCCCCGGAAACTCTGAGCCAGTTTACGAGCTTCTTCCCGAGGTAATATCTTTAGAGCCCCAGTAGGACAGAACTTTACGCATCTTGGGTCATAATTAAAGGATTTACAAAAATCACACTTCACCGCTACTCTTCTCTCAATATCAAATCTGGGCTGAGAAATTGGACATGCGACGATGCAGAATTGACAACCAATACACTTCAACGAGTCGATGAAAACAAGTCCTGTCTTCTCGTCTTTAATTATAGCGTTAACCGGACATGATGCTTTACAAATTGGATCATCGCAATGTGCACAATGAATTCCGATAAAATAAAATTGCTTGTTAGGATCCGGTATTATACTAATGTAAGACTTATTAAAGTCAGCGACCCCAAAGTGTGAGAAAGCGCAAACAACGTTGCATTCCATGCATCCTGTGCACTTTTCTTGATTGAAAATGAAGACTTTTTCCGGCTCGGCGGGTTTCCCTTCCAACGTGGTCACCGAAAGTTTTTCTTTAAAATTTTCCTGTCGAAGTAATATATTTTTCCTTTAAAAGGCTTTAACAGAGACCTATTCTATTTAATTGATGATGATTCTGTATTTTTAATGGAGTGGTATAAAATAGTATATTTTGGTATAAATTTTGTTTCATAGCTGTAAGACGCCTAAAAACCGAATAACGAATGATTTAAAAATATAACAAAACTACACTAGCCTACATTCGTGATGAGGATGTTAAAAGAACAAAAAATTTTAGTTTTCGACCCTCGGATATGCACAGGATGTAGAAGTTGTGAAATTGCTTGTTCATTTAAATTCTATAAAAAATGCAATTACGAGAAAGCACGTATCAGACACCGTTTTTTCCTAGAAAAGGGAACCTTTGAGGCTATTTACTGTCAACACTGCGAAGACCCCCTCTGCGTAGCATCATGTCCAGTTAACGCGATTAAAAAGGATGAAGAAACAGGCATCGTAAAAATTAATGGTATGAAATGCATTGGTTGCCAAAATTGTAACATTGCATGTCCTGTTCATGCACCACAATTTGATAAAGATAGGAAAATTTCAGTTAAATGTAACTTATGCGACGGAAACCCTGAATGTGTTAAATTTTGTTCTACCCGAGCAGTAAGACTTGTTGATAGAGAGGAAGCGGATAAACTTTTAAAAGAAATTTACGGTGCGTGAAAAAGCAAATGAGTAGCGAAGAGCAGATAGAAGAAACCTTATGCAAAGGCCTCGGAGAATATATTGTTAAGATTTTAAGACCACGAAAAAATCGGTTAGACCTAACGAGTAGAAAAGAAGGAATTCAGCAAGCCATAAAATTATTAGTAGAAAATTACGATGCCAGATTAATGACAATCTCGGCCGTCGATGAAGGATTGGACATCGAACTCATATATCATATGAGCATTAAGGACATTGTAATTAATGTGAAAACGAAATTCCCTAAAGAGGAACCCAAAATAAGTACCGTCACGAACATAATTCCTGGCGCTAATTGGATTGAAAGAGAAATCATGGATTTATTCGGAATTACTTTTGAAGGACATCCCGACCCACGAAGGTTAGTTCTAACACCTGAATGGCCTAAAGAAAAAACTCCGTTAAAGGGTCCTTTACGGGGAGTTGTGACACCATTCCAGAAGCCAACAGTAGAGGCTTTGCTTAATCAGGGTCAATTATTCCCAATCCTTGGCGTTACCAAAAAGCAAAGAGCCGAATTAAAAATGCCGGAAACACCTCCAACCACTTTAGTAAACGCTGAAGCCCTAGCCGATGTCCAAAAAATAGCTAAGGCTGTAAAATTCGATGAAAAGGTCGGCTTCGACTGGAAGCGAAAGAAATTGAGGTATGGTTAATGCAAACGGAAAAAACATATGCGGTGTTTTGGGGCTGCCAGATCCCCGCCAGAATCATAAATATCGAAGCGGCGACGAGAAGGGTGCTTGCCCACTTCAAAATAAACTTGCGAGAAATAGATGGCGCCTCGTGCTGCCCTGAACCAGTTGTCTGTGCCCTCCTAGACCGAGAAGTCTGGGTTGGATTAGCAGCAAGAAATATCGCGCTTGCGGAAAATTTGGGCTTGGACATGATGACAGTCTGCAATGGCTGCTATGAAACCTTGTTTGAAGCAAACCACTTGTTAAAGGAAGATGAAAACCTAAGAAATCATGTTAATGATGTGATCATACCGCTTGGTAAAAAGTTCACTGGAAAAATAGAAGTCAAGCATGTTGTCGAAATACTCCACAACGATATAGGAGTTAAAATGATCAAGGATAGCGTCTCAAAACCGCTTACCAATCTAAATGTGGCACTACATCCCGGCTGCCACCTATTTAGATCCAAAACACCATATGACGCAGCCCGAAAACCCGAAATGTTTGAAGCAATAGTGCGGGCTACTGGGGCGAATATTGTCCCTTATAACCTAGAAAGAATGTGTTGCGGATACCCCAATCGTATGGCAAGTGAAGAAATCTCACTTAAAGAAATGCTAGCTACAAAACTTGAAAGGGTAATAGAGGTAAATGCGGATTGCATAGTGCTGACCTGCCCAGCTTGCGACCTTCAATTCGAATACGGTCAAATCGAGCTAAAACGTAAATACAATCTAGATTATAAAGTACCCGTTATTCACGTACTGGAACTAATCGCCCTATCCCTCGGAATTAACTCTAAAGAATTCGGTTTGGAGTTCCATAAAATCCCGGTTAGCAAGATTTTAGAAAAGTTGAGGTGATTTTCACGTCCATCGTATTACCAATAGGTCCACATCATCCTATGTTAAAAGAGGCAGCGTTCTTTAAAGTCGAAGTAAAAGGTGAAAAAGTTGTAAGCGCCGATATGAGAATTGGATATAATCACCGAGGCATAGAAGATTTAGCTACCAAAAAAACGTACCACCAAAACATCTTCCTCTGCGAGAGAGTCTGTGGCATATGCTCACACTGCCATTCCACGTGCTACTGCCAAACTATTGAAGACCTCGCAGGAATCGAAGCTCCGGCTAGAGCCCGATATATAAGGACAATTGTAGCCGAGTTAGAGAGACTCCACAGCCACTTCCTCTGGTTCGGGGTTGCGATGCACGTCATAGGCTTTGATACCGCATTTATGCACATTT
It contains:
- a CDS encoding NADH-quinone oxidoreductase subunit C, whose amino-acid sequence is MSSEEQIEETLCKGLGEYIVKILRPRKNRLDLTSRKEGIQQAIKLLVENYDARLMTISAVDEGLDIELIYHMSIKDIVINVKTKFPKEEPKISTVTNIIPGANWIEREIMDLFGITFEGHPDPRRLVLTPEWPKEKTPLKGPLRGVVTPFQKPTVEALLNQGQLFPILGVTKKQRAELKMPETPPTTLVNAEALADVQKIAKAVKFDEKVGFDWKRKKLRYG
- a CDS encoding CoB--CoM heterodisulfide reductase subunit B yields the protein MQTEKTYAVFWGCQIPARIINIEAATRRVLAHFKINLREIDGASCCPEPVVCALLDREVWVGLAARNIALAENLGLDMMTVCNGCYETLFEANHLLKEDENLRNHVNDVIIPLGKKFTGKIEVKHVVEILHNDIGVKMIKDSVSKPLTNLNVALHPGCHLFRSKTPYDAARKPEMFEAIVRATGANIVPYNLERMCCGYPNRMASEEISLKEMLATKLERVIEVNADCIVLTCPACDLQFEYGQIELKRKYNLDYKVPVIHVLELIALSLGINSKEFGLEFHKIPVSKILEKLR
- a CDS encoding 4Fe-4S dicluster domain-containing protein, whose amino-acid sequence is MLKEQKILVFDPRICTGCRSCEIACSFKFYKKCNYEKARIRHRFFLEKGTFEAIYCQHCEDPLCVASCPVNAIKKDEETGIVKINGMKCIGCQNCNIACPVHAPQFDKDRKISVKCNLCDGNPECVKFCSTRAVRLVDREEADKLLKEIYGA